The Clostridioides difficile genome has a segment encoding these proteins:
- the def gene encoding peptide deformylase codes for MALRQIVQIGEPVLRKKSKKVEKIDAKIIQLLDDMAETMYDAEGVGLAAPQVGILKRVVVIDIGEELIELINPEIIETSGEQIDDEGCLSVVGESGEVKRPNYVKVRALNRNGETIELEGEELLARAFCHEIDHLDGILFVDKIEK; via the coding sequence ATGGCTTTAAGACAAATAGTTCAAATAGGAGAACCAGTACTAAGAAAGAAATCAAAAAAAGTTGAAAAAATTGATGCAAAAATAATACAATTATTAGACGATATGGCAGAAACTATGTATGATGCAGAAGGTGTTGGACTAGCTGCACCTCAAGTTGGAATTTTAAAAAGAGTGGTAGTAATTGATATTGGAGAAGAACTTATAGAACTTATAAATCCAGAAATAATAGAAACATCTGGAGAGCAAATAGATGATGAAGGTTGTTTAAGTGTTGTTGGAGAATCTGGAGAGGTTAAAAGACCAAACTATGTAAAAGTTAGAGCTTTAAATAGAAATGGAGAAACAATAGAGTTAGAAGGGGAAGAACTTTTAGCTAGAGCATTTTGTCATGAAATAGACCATCTAGATGGAATACTATTTGTTGATAAAATAGAAAAATAG
- the fmt gene encoding methionyl-tRNA formyltransferase has product MKIVFMGTPDIAVPCLQKIIDENYEILGVVTQPDKPKGRGKKLGMSPVKELAIENNISVYQPIKARDKDFIETMKSLNPDVMVVVAFGQILPKEILEIPKFGCINVHVSLLPKYRGAAPINWVIINGEEKTGVTTMYMDEGLDTGDMILKTEVNLDENITAGELHDKMMNIGAETLKETLKLIEEGNAPREVQNHEEFSYAPIMNKSLGNIDFSKNANEIHNLVRGVNPWPSAYTTYNGVTMKIWKTKVLEEESTKDAGTIIEVNKEGIKVSTKDKVLLIEEIQMPNKKRMLVGEYIKGNTIEIGVVLS; this is encoded by the coding sequence ATGAAGATAGTATTTATGGGAACTCCTGATATAGCAGTTCCTTGTTTACAAAAAATAATAGATGAAAATTACGAAATACTAGGAGTTGTAACTCAGCCAGATAAACCAAAAGGAAGAGGTAAAAAACTTGGCATGAGTCCAGTAAAAGAGCTTGCAATTGAAAATAATATATCTGTATATCAACCAATCAAAGCTAGAGATAAAGATTTTATAGAGACAATGAAATCTTTAAATCCAGATGTAATGGTAGTTGTGGCTTTTGGGCAGATACTTCCAAAAGAAATATTAGAAATTCCTAAGTTTGGGTGTATAAATGTCCATGTTTCTTTACTTCCAAAATATAGAGGTGCAGCACCTATAAATTGGGTAATAATCAATGGTGAAGAAAAAACTGGTGTTACAACTATGTACATGGATGAAGGTTTAGACACTGGAGATATGATATTAAAAACAGAGGTAAATCTTGATGAAAATATAACAGCAGGAGAGCTTCATGATAAAATGATGAATATAGGAGCAGAAACTTTAAAAGAAACATTAAAGTTGATTGAAGAAGGAAATGCACCAAGAGAAGTACAAAATCATGAGGAATTTTCTTATGCACCAATAATGAATAAGTCACTAGGTAATATAGATTTTTCAAAAAATGCTAATGAAATACACAATCTAGTTAGAGGTGTAAATCCATGGCCAAGTGCTTATACTACTTATAATGGTGTAACAATGAAAATTTGGAAAACTAAAGTGTTAGAGGAAGAAAGTACCAAAGATGCAGGTACAATAATTGAGGTAAATAAAGAGGGCATAAAAGTAAGCACTAAAGATAAGGTACTTTTGATTGAAGAAATTCAGATGCCGAATAAAAAGAGAATGCTAGTTGGAGAATATATAAAAGGAAATACTATAGAAATTGGTGTAGTATTGAGTTAG
- a CDS encoding DUF116 domain-containing protein — protein MTDIKKYLTSVGILVLILGILMGVANFFIISLTQIFSLGINTVVISLILIILCSTIVTYRVIKGKNVNSNIMKINFKIVSVLFPIISFIASSFGMSKSEIRRIYIKLNNEYIYSNKYNFDPEDIIILIPHCIQENSCKLKVTNDIDNCKKCGKCNIGELAELNKNVKVKVFVATGGTLARKIIIDNRPKAVIAIACERDLTSGIQDIKKIPVLGVFNKRPNGPCINTNVDIVDIKKAISFLTGKVY, from the coding sequence ATGACAGATATAAAAAAGTATTTAACAAGTGTTGGTATTTTAGTCTTAATATTAGGAATTTTGATGGGAGTTGCAAACTTTTTTATAATTAGTTTGACTCAAATATTTTCCTTAGGAATAAATACTGTAGTAATATCACTAATACTTATAATACTATGCTCAACAATAGTTACGTATAGAGTAATTAAAGGAAAAAATGTTAACTCAAATATAATGAAAATAAATTTTAAAATTGTAAGTGTATTATTTCCCATTATATCTTTTATTGCATCATCATTTGGTATGTCAAAAAGTGAAATTAGAAGGATATATATAAAGTTAAATAATGAATATATATACAGCAATAAATATAATTTTGATCCAGAGGATATAATAATTTTAATACCTCATTGTATTCAAGAGAATAGTTGCAAACTAAAAGTTACTAATGATATAGATAATTGTAAGAAATGTGGAAAATGCAATATAGGAGAATTAGCTGAGCTAAATAAAAATGTTAAAGTAAAGGTATTTGTAGCTACAGGAGGGACTTTAGCTAGAAAAATTATAATTGACAATAGACCTAAAGCTGTTATAGCTATTGCATGTGAGAGAGATTTAACATCTGGAATACAAGACATTAAAAAAATTCCTGTTTTAGGGGTATTTAACAAAAGACCTAATGGACCTTGTATAAATACCAATGTAGATATAGTAGATATTAAAAAAGCTATAAGTTTTTTAACAGGAAAAGTATATTAG
- a CDS encoding zinc metallopeptidase, with protein sequence MYPVYGGFWGFDPTMIILIPAILFTVYAQFKVSSTTNKYLRVNTRRGYTGEQTARRVLDSNGLYDVRIEMVRGHLSDHYDPRRKTVRLSEDVYYGTSITSVAVAAHECGHAMQHAKGYAPLQIRSSLVPVVNFASSISWFLIFLGFIMAGPFLKIGILLFSASVLFQVITLPVEFNASSRAIVQLGNLGIIDEGEVRQSRKVLSAAALTYVAAALVSILQLLRLLLIAQRRND encoded by the coding sequence ATGTACCCTGTATATGGCGGTTTTTGGGGATTTGACCCAACGATGATTATATTAATTCCAGCTATATTATTCACTGTATATGCTCAATTTAAAGTGAGTTCAACAACAAATAAGTATTTAAGAGTAAATACACGTAGAGGATATACTGGAGAACAGACAGCAAGAAGAGTACTTGATTCAAATGGTTTGTATGATGTAAGGATAGAAATGGTTAGAGGTCATTTAAGCGACCACTATGACCCAAGAAGAAAAACTGTAAGACTATCAGAGGATGTATATTATGGAACATCAATAACTTCTGTTGCAGTAGCTGCACATGAATGTGGTCATGCAATGCAACATGCTAAAGGTTATGCACCTCTTCAAATAAGAAGTAGTTTGGTGCCAGTAGTAAACTTTGCTTCAAGTATTTCTTGGTTTTTAATATTTTTAGGCTTTATTATGGCTGGACCATTTCTAAAAATCGGGATACTATTGTTTTCAGCTTCAGTACTATTTCAGGTAATAACATTGCCTGTAGAATTTAATGCTTCTAGTAGAGCGATTGTTCAACTTGGGAATCTAGGTATTATAGATGAGGGTGAAGTCAGACAGAGTAGAAAAGTACTTTCAGCAGCAGCTTTAACATATGTTGCAGCAGCCCTAGTTTCAATACTTCAATTACTTAGATTGTTACTAATAGCTCAAAGAAGAAATGACTAA
- the rsmB gene encoding 16S rRNA (cytosine(967)-C(5))-methyltransferase RsmB, with the protein MDAREIGFKVLCDIEKNNNYSNISINKHFKNLEMSDMDRGLATELIYGVVENKYYLDYIINKLSKIKVKKMSTYVKIFLRMGTYQILFLNSISDYAAVNETVKLSKKYDKKSSGFINAILRNEIRNKDTIMDITEEDSVKYLSIKYSYNSWIIKNWIDNFGQEFTEDLLEANNEKPSIYIRTNTLKVSREELIEKLNQEGIMCLKVPMVEEAIKVEKLKNIENNELFKAGLFTIQDISSMIVGKVINPNEDSLILDVCSAPGGKSTHLATLMNNTGQVIARDIFEHKLKLIKATVNRLGLKNVRVEGFDASEIDENSINKFDYVLADVPCSGLGIIRRKPEIKYKREEELEDITSIQKKILENASKYVKIGGTLVYSTCTVQDMENINIITSFIEENNNFELTPIDTVNVDLDNQDKGYLKIYPNIHGIDGFFIAKLKRIR; encoded by the coding sequence ATGGATGCAAGAGAAATTGGATTTAAGGTATTATGTGATATAGAGAAGAATAATAACTACTCAAATATTTCAATAAATAAGCATTTTAAAAATTTAGAAATGAGCGATATGGATAGAGGTCTTGCAACAGAGTTAATCTATGGGGTAGTAGAAAATAAATATTACTTAGATTATATAATTAATAAACTTTCAAAAATAAAAGTAAAAAAAATGTCAACTTATGTTAAAATCTTTTTAAGAATGGGAACATATCAAATTTTATTTTTAAATAGTATATCGGATTATGCAGCAGTTAATGAAACTGTGAAATTATCTAAAAAATATGATAAAAAATCTTCTGGTTTTATAAATGCTATTCTTAGAAATGAAATAAGAAATAAAGATACTATAATGGACATAACTGAGGAAGATAGTGTAAAATACTTATCTATAAAGTATTCTTATAACTCTTGGATTATAAAAAATTGGATAGATAATTTTGGACAAGAATTTACTGAAGATTTATTAGAAGCAAACAATGAAAAGCCTAGTATTTATATAAGAACAAATACACTTAAAGTTAGCAGAGAAGAGCTTATTGAAAAATTAAATCAAGAGGGTATTATGTGTTTGAAAGTACCTATGGTGGAAGAAGCTATAAAAGTCGAAAAATTAAAAAATATAGAAAATAATGAGTTATTTAAGGCTGGTTTGTTTACAATTCAAGATATAAGCTCTATGATAGTAGGGAAAGTAATTAATCCAAATGAAGATTCATTGATTTTGGATGTATGTAGTGCTCCTGGTGGAAAATCTACTCACTTAGCCACTTTAATGAATAATACAGGTCAAGTAATAGCTAGAGATATTTTTGAGCATAAATTAAAGCTTATAAAAGCTACTGTAAATAGACTTGGTCTTAAAAATGTACGTGTAGAAGGATTTGATGCTTCTGAAATTGATGAAAATAGTATAAATAAATTTGATTATGTTTTAGCAGATGTTCCTTGTTCTGGTCTTGGTATAATAAGACGTAAACCAGAAATTAAATACAAAAGAGAAGAAGAATTAGAAGATATTACTTCTATACAAAAGAAAATATTAGAAAATGCATCAAAGTATGTTAAAATTGGAGGAACTTTAGTATATAGTACATGTACAGTTCAAGATATGGAGAACATAAATATAATTACTTCTTTTATTGAAGAAAATAATAATTTTGAATTGACTCCAATTGACACAGTGAATGTAGATTTAGATAATCAAGATAAAGGATATTTAAAAATATATCCTAATATTCATGGTATAGATGGGTTTTTTATAGCAAAATTAAAGAGAATAAGGTAG
- the rlmN gene encoding 23S rRNA (adenine(2503)-C(2))-methyltransferase RlmN — translation MEEKKIVLKNFTEDELKEFMKTIDEKPFRGSQIFSWIYKGAKTFDDMNNIPKSLRNKLEEVSCIGHIDIELKLESKVDGTKKYLFLLDDGNIIETVMMDYDSRVTVCVSNQVGCRMGCNFCASTMDGLIRNLEPWEILDQVIKIQEDTGKRVSNLVLMGSGEPLDNFENTKQFLKIINEKNGLNIGYRHITLSTCGIVPKMYELADLQIAINLALSLHSPYDEERRKIMPVANAYSIKEILDACRYYIKKTNRRVTFEYSLIKGVNDSENEARALAKLLKGMLCHVNLIPINKVEEREYEKPDKAFIYKFRDSLEKNNIPATVRMSMGSDISGACGQLRRKYK, via the coding sequence ATGGAAGAGAAAAAAATAGTATTAAAAAACTTTACTGAAGATGAACTCAAGGAATTTATGAAAACTATAGATGAAAAACCTTTTAGAGGGAGCCAAATATTTTCTTGGATATATAAAGGTGCAAAAACTTTTGATGACATGAACAATATACCAAAAAGTTTGAGAAATAAATTAGAAGAAGTTTCATGCATAGGTCATATAGATATAGAATTAAAGTTAGAATCTAAGGTAGATGGCACAAAAAAATATTTGTTTTTATTAGATGATGGAAATATAATAGAAACTGTGATGATGGATTATGACAGTAGGGTTACTGTTTGTGTTTCTAATCAAGTAGGATGTAGAATGGGATGTAACTTTTGTGCATCTACAATGGATGGGCTGATTAGAAACTTAGAGCCATGGGAGATTTTAGACCAAGTTATTAAGATTCAAGAAGATACTGGCAAAAGAGTATCAAATCTTGTCTTAATGGGAAGTGGTGAACCACTTGACAATTTTGAAAATACAAAACAATTTTTAAAAATAATTAATGAAAAAAATGGTCTTAATATAGGGTATAGACATATAACTCTTTCAACTTGTGGGATAGTGCCTAAAATGTACGAGTTGGCTGATTTGCAAATAGCTATAAATTTGGCTTTATCACTTCATTCACCATATGATGAAGAAAGAAGAAAGATTATGCCTGTAGCAAATGCCTATTCTATTAAAGAAATATTAGATGCATGTAGATATTATATAAAAAAGACAAATAGAAGGGTTACATTTGAATACTCTCTTATAAAAGGTGTAAATGACTCAGAAAATGAGGCAAGGGCATTAGCAAAGCTTTTAAAAGGTATGCTATGCCATGTAAATTTAATACCAATAAATAAGGTTGAAGAAAGAGAATATGAAAAGCCAGACAAGGCATTTATATATAAGTTTAGAGATAGTTTAGAGAAAAACAATATACCTGCTACAGTTAGAATGTCTATGGGTTCTGATATTAGTGGAGCTTGTGGCCAATTGAGAAGAAAATACAAGTAA
- a CDS encoding Stp1/IreP family PP2C-type Ser/Thr phosphatase, with amino-acid sequence MVYSCASHIGKIRKNNEDYCEGEVIDTEHGPIGIFAIADGMGGHKKGEVASKLAVENIIDFLKENLLQHDNVKIDYIDDILKQAYNNVNSIVHKKSMEDIAFEGMGTTLVTAIVYNNVLYVANVGDSRCYLLTDEKFDKITIDHSVVEELMMAHVITEEEARRHPQRNRITRAIGTDDMVVVDIFKKEIKKSDIILLATDGLTGFIYDEDIRSLILDYEYERISDISDELISMANEVSGKDNVSVIVIKV; translated from the coding sequence ATGGTTTATAGTTGTGCCTCCCATATAGGAAAAATAAGAAAAAACAATGAAGACTATTGTGAGGGAGAAGTTATAGATACAGAACATGGTCCAATAGGAATATTTGCCATAGCTGATGGAATGGGTGGACATAAAAAAGGGGAAGTCGCCAGTAAGTTAGCAGTAGAAAATATAATTGATTTTCTAAAAGAAAACTTATTACAGCATGATAATGTAAAAATAGACTATATAGATGATATATTAAAACAGGCTTATAATAATGTAAACTCAATTGTGCACAAGAAATCTATGGAAGATATAGCATTTGAAGGAATGGGAACTACATTAGTTACAGCTATAGTGTATAATAATGTCTTATATGTGGCAAATGTTGGAGATAGCAGATGTTATTTGTTAACAGATGAAAAATTTGATAAAATAACTATAGACCATTCCGTGGTTGAAGAACTTATGATGGCTCATGTTATTACAGAAGAAGAAGCAAGAAGACATCCACAGAGAAATAGAATAACTAGAGCAATTGGAACAGATGATATGGTTGTTGTAGATATTTTTAAGAAGGAAATCAAAAAAAGTGATATAATACTTCTTGCAACAGATGGATTAACTGGGTTTATTTATGACGAAGATATAAGAAGTTTAATATTAGATTACGAATATGAGAGAATTAGTGATATAAGTGATGAATTGATAAGCATGGCCAATGAGGTTTCTGGTAAAGATAATGTTTCGGTGATAGTAATAAAAGTATAA
- the pknB gene encoding Stk1 family PASTA domain-containing Ser/Thr kinase, with protein MGDTILGNRYEIIRKIGDGGMAFVYEAKDRLLNRTVALKVLRPEFVDDDEFLTKFKREAEAVASLSHPNIVNVYDVGEDGKVHYIVMEFVDGKNLKEIIQDEGILDEYTALDITKQIAMALSAAHKKGIIHRDIKPHNILISNEGRVVKVADFGIAKAVSNSTMTNIGSIIGSVHYFSPEQAKGKFVTNNADLYSLGIVLYEMLIGKVPFRGDSPISIALQHINDDIDFTSEEKVRIPQSVRTTIKKLTEKSSADRYQTAEELIEDIDYIEKNIDLDFIKEYDDFATKKIDEKEINKAVTPILVKPAPEKVVKPIEVADLDEDEDYYDDFYEDEDEDEEDEDEEEIMRAKKNQKPKNTQSKRAKRKKKKQESPKARKRLKVVAAVLIVILCAQVFLAYKFLFAGGFGSKDLTVPNLVNMTLEEAQSEVEKEGLSLSVKSEEYSSEVDKNCIISQTPEGGSTNIKKGDTINVVVSKGANEASVPNVVGITLTNAKKIIEENKLKVGTVKYEYSSVYKEGTVLSQSPSSGSSSVQEGDEIDLYVSKGSEKSNTPTPTTPNKTPTTPDEDDTTTPGSNSGNSGGNSGGSNSGNSGNSGGNSGGSNSGNSGNSGGNSGGSNSGNTGDGSGNSGGNSGNSGDGSGNSGGNSGNSGDNSGGSNSGNTGETPSGTGGNIGKSE; from the coding sequence GTGGGAGATACAATTTTAGGAAATCGATATGAAATCATCAGGAAGATTGGTGATGGAGGAATGGCCTTTGTATATGAGGCTAAAGACAGATTATTAAACAGGACTGTTGCACTTAAAGTACTCAGACCTGAATTTGTAGATGACGATGAATTTTTAACAAAATTTAAAAGAGAAGCAGAAGCAGTAGCAAGTCTTTCACATCCAAATATAGTAAATGTATATGATGTTGGGGAAGATGGAAAAGTTCATTATATTGTAATGGAATTTGTAGATGGAAAAAATTTAAAAGAAATTATACAAGATGAAGGTATATTAGACGAATATACTGCACTAGATATAACAAAACAAATAGCTATGGCACTTAGTGCTGCACATAAAAAGGGGATTATACATAGAGATATAAAACCTCATAATATTCTCATATCCAATGAAGGAAGAGTAGTAAAAGTAGCTGATTTTGGTATAGCTAAAGCTGTCTCAAATTCAACAATGACTAATATTGGTAGTATAATAGGTTCAGTACACTATTTTTCGCCAGAGCAAGCTAAAGGAAAATTTGTAACTAATAATGCAGACTTGTATTCTTTAGGTATAGTTTTATATGAAATGCTGATAGGAAAAGTACCATTTAGAGGAGATAGCCCAATTTCTATAGCACTTCAGCATATTAATGATGATATAGATTTTACATCAGAAGAAAAAGTTAGGATTCCTCAAAGTGTAAGAACTACAATAAAAAAGCTTACAGAAAAATCTAGTGCAGATAGATACCAAACTGCTGAAGAGTTAATAGAAGATATAGATTATATAGAAAAAAATATTGACTTAGATTTTATAAAGGAATACGATGATTTTGCAACGAAGAAAATTGATGAAAAAGAAATTAATAAAGCTGTAACTCCAATACTTGTAAAGCCAGCTCCAGAAAAAGTGGTTAAACCTATAGAAGTTGCTGACTTAGATGAAGATGAAGATTATTACGATGATTTTTATGAGGATGAAGATGAAGATGAAGAAGATGAAGATGAGGAAGAGATAATGAGAGCTAAAAAGAATCAAAAACCTAAGAATACTCAAAGTAAGAGGGCTAAGAGAAAGAAGAAAAAACAAGAAAGTCCTAAAGCTAGAAAAAGACTAAAAGTAGTCGCAGCCGTTTTGATAGTAATCTTATGTGCACAAGTATTCTTAGCATATAAATTTTTATTTGCTGGAGGATTTGGTAGTAAAGATTTAACTGTTCCTAATCTTGTGAATATGACATTAGAGGAAGCACAAAGTGAAGTTGAAAAAGAAGGATTGTCCTTAAGTGTAAAAAGTGAAGAGTATAGCAGCGAGGTTGACAAAAACTGTATAATATCGCAAACACCTGAAGGTGGAAGTACAAATATTAAAAAAGGTGATACTATAAATGTCGTTGTAAGTAAAGGTGCAAATGAAGCTTCAGTTCCAAATGTAGTAGGTATTACTTTAACTAATGCAAAGAAAATTATAGAGGAAAATAAATTGAAAGTTGGTACTGTCAAGTACGAATATAGTTCAGTATATAAAGAAGGTACAGTTTTAAGTCAGAGTCCTAGCTCTGGTTCATCAAGTGTTCAAGAAGGTGATGAGATAGACCTGTATGTTAGCAAAGGCTCAGAAAAATCAAATACGCCAACGCCAACAACACCAAATAAGACTCCAACAACACCAGATGAGGATGATACAACAACACCTGGTTCAAACTCAGGAAATAGTGGAGGAAATTCAGGTGGTTCAAACTCAGGAAATTCAGGAAATAGCGGAGGAAATTCAGGCGGTTCAAACTCAGGAAATTCAGGAAATAGTGGAGGAAACTCAGGCGGTTCAAACTCAGGAAATACTGGGGATGGGTCAGGAAATAGTGGAGGAAACTCAGGGAATAGTGGAGATGGGTCAGGCAATAGTGGAGGAAACTCAGGAAATAGTGGAGATAACTCAGGCGGTTCAAACTCAGGAAATACTGGAGAAACTCCATCAGGAACTGGTGGAAATATTGGTAAATCAGAATAA
- a CDS encoding SDR family oxidoreductase: MNRNNKTVLVTGGSRGIGKALSKTFAKDGYNVLINFNKSENEAKELYTVLEEKGFSVKLFKADISNREEVENMIDYCIKEFGGLDVLINNAGISQDKLFTDITDEDWDNMMNINLKGSFYCSQIALKYMISEKKGNIINISSIWGISGASCEVHYSISKAGIIGMTKALAKEVAPSNIRVNSIAPGVINTDMLSEYNEDEIDVLVEETPLMRLGTPEDIANCAIFLASDKSSFITGQVISPNGGFVI, translated from the coding sequence ATGAATAGAAATAATAAAACAGTTTTGGTCACAGGTGGGTCTAGAGGAATTGGAAAAGCACTATCTAAAACATTTGCAAAAGATGGATATAATGTATTGATAAACTTTAATAAATCAGAAAATGAGGCTAAAGAATTGTACACTGTATTAGAAGAAAAAGGTTTTTCTGTAAAATTATTTAAAGCTGATATTTCAAATAGAGAAGAAGTCGAAAATATGATAGATTATTGCATAAAGGAGTTTGGAGGATTAGATGTACTTATAAATAATGCTGGTATAAGCCAAGATAAGTTATTTACAGATATAACTGATGAAGATTGGGATAATATGATGAATATTAACTTAAAAGGAAGTTTTTATTGTTCACAAATTGCTTTAAAATACATGATATCAGAAAAAAAAGGAAACATAATTAATATATCTTCAATTTGGGGTATATCAGGTGCTTCTTGTGAAGTACATTACTCTATATCAAAAGCAGGCATAATAGGAATGACAAAGGCATTAGCTAAAGAAGTTGCTCCATCAAATATCAGAGTAAATAGCATAGCACCAGGAGTTATTAATACAGATATGTTATCTGAATATAATGAAGATGAGATAGATGTTCTTGTAGAGGAAACTCCTTTAATGAGATTAGGAACACCAGAAGATATAGCAAATTGTGCTATTTTCTTAGCATCTGATAAATCAAGTTTTATTACTGGTCAGGTAATTAGTCCAAACGGAGGATTTGTTATTTAA
- the rsgA gene encoding ribosome small subunit-dependent GTPase A, which translates to MLEGKIIKGISGFYYVDTEKGLYECKARGIFRKQKVTPLVGDRVKISVVDEDEKKGIVEEIDSRDTELIRPPIANVDKALIVFAIKNPKPNLSLLDRFIVLAEKENLETVIILTKADLDDDDILEHVKKIYELSGYKVIPVSNVTKLNIDKVKDELKENVVVFAGPSGVGKSSLLNEIDENFKLQTGVVSDKIKRGKHTTRHAELLKLEFGGMVADTPGFSSLALEDIEEVELKDYFIEFDKFNDCKFGSKCIHENEPNCAIKEAVANGEISKERYDSYIQLLNEIRQNNSRRY; encoded by the coding sequence ATGCTAGAAGGAAAAATTATAAAAGGGATTAGTGGATTTTATTATGTAGATACAGAGAAAGGTCTTTATGAATGTAAGGCTAGAGGTATATTTAGAAAGCAAAAAGTAACACCTCTAGTTGGTGATAGAGTTAAAATAAGTGTTGTTGATGAAGATGAAAAAAAGGGAATTGTGGAAGAAATAGATAGTAGAGACACAGAACTTATAAGACCACCTATAGCAAATGTAGATAAAGCACTAATAGTATTTGCAATAAAAAATCCTAAACCAAACTTATCTCTTTTAGATAGATTTATAGTTTTGGCAGAAAAAGAAAATTTAGAAACTGTAATAATCCTTACAAAAGCAGATTTAGATGATGATGATATATTAGAGCATGTTAAAAAGATATACGAGCTTAGTGGATATAAGGTTATTCCTGTAAGCAATGTCACTAAGTTAAATATAGATAAAGTAAAAGATGAATTAAAAGAAAATGTAGTAGTATTTGCAGGGCCATCTGGAGTTGGAAAATCAAGCTTATTAAATGAAATAGATGAAAATTTTAAACTGCAAACAGGCGTAGTAAGTGATAAAATAAAAAGAGGAAAACATACCACTCGTCATGCTGAACTTTTAAAATTGGAGTTTGGTGGAATGGTTGCAGATACACCAGGTTTTAGTTCTCTTGCACTTGAAGACATAGAAGAGGTTGAACTTAAAGATTATTTTATAGAATTTGATAAATTTAATGATTGTAAGTTTGGTTCAAAATGTATTCATGAAAATGAACCTAATTGTGCTATAAAAGAAGCTGTTGCAAATGGAGAAATATCTAAAGAAAGATATGATAGTTATATACAGCTACTAAATGAAATAAGACAAAATAACAGTAGGAGGTATTAG
- the rpe gene encoding ribulose-phosphate 3-epimerase gives MIKLAPSILSADFARLLEDVKKVESAGCEYLHIDVMDGHFVPNITLGPLVVKSLKKENINMVFDAHLMIENPDQYIEEFVKAGCDIITVHQEACTHLHRTIQNIKSHGIKAGVVLNPATPIDTIKHVLSDLDMVLLMSVNPGFGGQSFIPCVLDKIKELKTLIDSKGLNIDIEVDGGISPKNVAEVVQAGANVIVAGSAIFGSDDIQETVNLFRKNASLEELV, from the coding sequence ATGATTAAATTAGCACCATCAATATTATCAGCAGATTTTGCGAGATTATTAGAGGATGTAAAAAAAGTGGAAAGTGCAGGATGTGAATATCTTCATATCGATGTAATGGATGGGCATTTTGTACCAAATATTACACTAGGGCCACTTGTAGTTAAAAGTTTAAAAAAAGAAAATATAAATATGGTATTTGATGCTCATCTTATGATAGAAAATCCAGACCAATATATTGAAGAGTTCGTAAAAGCAGGGTGTGATATAATAACTGTTCATCAGGAAGCTTGTACACATCTACATAGAACTATACAAAATATAAAATCACATGGAATAAAGGCAGGTGTAGTACTTAATCCAGCAACTCCAATAGATACTATTAAACATGTACTATCTGATTTAGATATGGTGCTTTTAATGTCTGTTAATCCTGGATTTGGAGGACAATCATTCATACCTTGTGTGTTAGATAAAATTAAAGAGTTAAAAACACTTATAGATAGTAAAGGATTAAATATTGATATAGAAGTTGATGGTGGCATAAGCCCTAAAAATGTAGCTGAAGTTGTACAAGCAGGAGCTAACGTAATAGTAGCAGGCTCTGCAATATTTGGAAGTGATGACATTCAAGAAACAGTTAACTTATTTAGAAAGAATGCTTCTCTTGAAGAGTTAGTTTAG